In the Arachis ipaensis cultivar K30076 chromosome B10, Araip1.1, whole genome shotgun sequence genome, one interval contains:
- the LOC107623966 gene encoding peroxidase P7 → MASRLVLALAIFALVLGNGNAQLSTNFYSSSCPKLFSTVRSTVQSAISKEARMGASLLRLFFHDCFVNGCDGSILLDDTSNFTGEKNANPNRNSARGFEVIDAIKTAVEKVCPGVVSCADILAVAARDSVNILKGPTWNVKLGRRDARTASQSAANNGIPPPTSNLNQLISRFSALGLSTKDLVALAGGHTIGQARCTSFRARLYNESNIEASFATSRKTNCPRASGTGDNNLAPLDLQTPTAFDNNYFRNLVQNKGLLHSDQQLFNGGSTDSIVRGYASNPTSFSSDFVSAMIKMGDISPLTGSNGEIRKNCRRIN, encoded by the exons ATGGCTTCTAGATTGGTGCTTGCTTTGGCTATCTTTGCCCTTGTATTGGGGAATGGCAATGCGCAACTTTCCACAAACTTCTACTCTAGTTCATGCCCCAAACTCTTTTCCACTGTGAGATCCACAGTTCAATCTGCCATATCAAAGGAAGCCCGTATGGGTGCTTCTCTTCTCCGCTTGTTCTTCCATGATTGCTTTGTCAAT GGATGCGATGGATCGATTCTACTAGACGACACATCAAACTTCACCGGAGAGAAGAACGCAAACCCAAACAGGAACTCAGCCCGTGGCTTCGAAGTGATTGACGCCATCAAAACTGCCGTTGAGAAAGTCTGCCCTGGTGTTGTCTCATGCGCTGATATCCTCGCCGTTGCTGCCAGAGACTCTGTTAATATCCTTAAAGGCCCAACTTGGAACGTCAAACTTGGAAGAAGAGACGCCAGAACAGCCAGCCAGTCCGCCGCCAACAACGGCATCCCTCCACCCACTTCCAACCTCAACCAACTCATCTCCAGGTTCAGCGCTCTCGGACTTTCCACCAAGGACTTGGTTGCTCTAGCAG GCGGTCACACAATTGGACAAGCAAGATGTACTAGCTTCCGAGCGAGACTCTACAACGAGAGCAACATAGAAGCTTCGTTCGCCACAAGCAGGAAAACCAACTGTCCCAGAGCATCGGGTACAGGGGACAACAACCTTGCGCCGCTTGATCTCCAAACACCCACGGCCTTCGACAACAACTACTTCAGGAACCTTGTTCAGAACAAGGGGCTGCTCCACTCCGACCAGCAACTCTTCAACGGTGGCTCCACCGACTCTATAGTCAGAGGCTACGCCTCCAACCCGACCTCATTCTCCTCTGACTTCGTCAGCGCCATGATCAAGATGGGAGACATTAGTCCCCTCACTGGATCCAACGGTGAAATCAGGAAGAACTGCAGGAGGATCAACTAA
- the LOC107621724 gene encoding LOB domain-containing protein 15, with protein sequence MSRERERFEEIGKKIKREGDNVSSQMGRRHMLGPAGTLNTITPCAACKLLRRRCAQECPFSPYFSPHEPQKFASVHKVFGASNVSKMLMEVPECQRADAANSLVYEANVRLRDPVYGCMGAISTLQHQVQSLQAELNAVRSEILKYKLREANNNIIIPSSHHHLPMLPSSGAVSVTAPPPPPPPPPPPPLPPNSLPPISSSSSSMYIQQQQRPPTNYSRIPSDNISYFG encoded by the exons ATGTCCAGAGAAAG GGAGAGATTTGAGGAGATAGGGAAGAAGATAAAGAGGGAAGGAGATAATGTTTCAAGTCAAATGGGAAGAAGACACATGTTAGGGCCAGCAGGAACCCTAAACACAATTACACCATGTGCAGCATGCAAGCTACTGCGACGAAGATGCGCACAAGAATGCCCCTTCTCTCCATATTTCTCACCTCATGAGCCCCAAAAGTTCGCTTCTGTCCACAAAGTCTTTGGTGCCAGCAACGTCTCCAAGATGCTCATG gAGGTACCGGAGTGCCAAAGAGCTGATGCAGCGAATAGTCTAGTTTATGAGGCTAATGTGAGGCTAAGAGATCCAGTTTATGGATGCATGGGTGCAATTTCAACATTGCAGCATCAAGTTCAATCTTTACAAGCTGAACTCAATGCAGTGAGGTCAGAAATACTTAAATACAAACTCAGAGAAGCTAATAACAATATCATTATTCCCTCCTCCCACCATCATCTTCCTATGCTCCCTTCATCCGGGGCTGTTTCCGTCACTGCTCCCCCACCCCCGCCTCCTCCTCCGCCGCCACCACCACTTCCTCCTAATTCTCTCCCTcccatttcttcctcttcttcctccatgtACATCCAACAACAACAGAGGCCTCCCACCAACTATAGCAGAATTCCAAGTGACAATATTTCTTATTTTGGTTAA